CTTATATAATAACATTTCTTTTCACTGATGGGAATGCATTAGTGAAAGTTATTTACGTAAATACACTTTTCTTTTATATCAATTCATTAATATCTATGCTAGGGTGCTTATACCTTTCTTTCTTCACTGTTTTCTTTCCTATGTTTATTGCTTCTTTAGGACATAGGTTTATACATGCCAAGCAATCACTACATTTTTTATTCCAAGTAGGCTTTCCATTTACTAATACAATATTATTACTAGGGCATACTCTACTACATATATCACAGGATACACACTTGTCATTAACATTAAAGTTCTTATCTTTGCTTTTATATAAATCTTTCCACATATTATATAGGGCAAAATGAATACCGAGTCTTCCACCTAAAGGCTTAACTTCTCTATTTTTAATACTTATAGCTATCTCTGATATAATAGGTTCATTTTTCTTTATAGATTCCCCTACTCTTTCAGGAGTAGCACTTCTTCCAGCTCTTATATAATTAGATACGTATTTGATAGTGAAATAATTTGAAATCTTATTTTTGCCATTTAAAAGCTTATTAATATGTCTAAAGCTCATATTAGCTCCTCCGCCACCAGTAACACCTACTGAGAAA
This genomic window from Clostridium cylindrosporum DSM 605 contains:
- a CDS encoding EFR1 family ferrodoxin (N-terminal region resembles flavodoxins. C-terminal ferrodoxin region binds two 4Fe-4S clusters.) — encoded protein: MSVKVYYFSSTGNSLYVAKRICEDLCEGEVFSASKLLKDKQFDINADVVGFIYPIHVGSVPIVLEEFLSKVNIEGNPYIFSVGVTGGGGANMSFRHINKLLNGKNKISNYFTIKYVSNYIRAGRSATPERVGESIKKNEPIISEIAISIKNREVKPLGGRLGIHFALYNMWKDLYKSKDKNFNVNDKCVSCDICSRVCPSNNIVLVNGKPTWNKKCSDCLACINLCPKEAINIGKKTVKKERYKHPSIDINELI